TGAAGATCGAACTCAACCACCACGTCAAGGACCTCGTCGCCGAGCAGAAGTCGGGCCATTTCGATGCGGTCTTCGTGGCCGTCGGCGCGCACCTGTCGCGTCGCGTTGAGATCCCCAGCATGGATGCCGGCCACATGGTCGACGCCGTTGACTTCCTGCGCAATGTTGCCAGTGGCGACAAGCCGGTCATCGGCCGCCGCGTGGCCGTCTACGGCGGTGGCAATACCGCCATGGACGCCGCCCGTACCGCCCGCCGTCTGGGCGCCGAGGATGCCGTGATCATCTACCGGCGCACCGAGAACGAGATGCCCGCCCACAAGGAGGAGCTCGAGGAGGCCGAACGCGAGGGCGTGCAGGTGCACTGGCTGCGCACCATCAATGAGATGCAGCAGGGCGACATCAAGGTCGAGATCATGGAACTCGACAAGGACGGCAAGCCCCACGGCACCGGCAAGTACGAGACGCTGGCCGCTGATACCGTCATCATGGCCGTCGGCCAGGTTGCCGACACCGGCTTCCTGCACGACATCCCCGGCATGCAGTTCAACGGCGACGTGGTGAAGGTTGATCCCACCACCCTGATGACCGATGTTCCCGGCATCTTTGCCGGTGGCGATGCCGTTCCCTCCGAGCGCACCGTCACGGTGGGCGTCGGCCACGGGAAGCGTGCTGCCAAGCAGATCGATACCTGGTTGAACCACCAGAACCCGCAGACCAAGGTGAAGCACCCCATCGTGCACTTCGACGACCTGCACCTGTGGTACTTCGGTGATCACCCCCGCGAGGTGCAGCCCGAGCTCGACCCGGCCGCCCGCGTGAGCGATTTCGATGAGGTCGTGAAGGGCCTGTCCGCGGATGAGGCCATCTTCGAGGCCACGCGCTGCCTGTCGTGTGGCAACTGCTTCGAGTGCGACGGCTGCTACGGCTCGTGCCCCGAAGACGCAATCGTGAAGCTCGGCAAGGGACATCGCTACCGCTTCGACTATGACAAGTGCACCGGCTGTGGCACCTGCTTCGAGCAGTGCCCGGTGCATGCCATCGAGATGATTCCGGAGAAGTGAGCAATATGACTACAACTACCCGTGGGCCGGTTCCCGGCTCGAATGGCATGCC
The window above is part of the Propionibacterium freudenreichii subsp. freudenreichii genome. Proteins encoded here:
- a CDS encoding NAD(P)-binding protein; translation: MSPERRDITQLPDLTTGEGRVGPVRTRMPIYVDLLPPCNNACPAGENCQEWLRLVKETDPESAWRQLVRDNPFPAIHGRVCYHPCETACNRGDLDSAVSIHSVERYLGDLAIEKGWGFDKPRNNSGFRILVIGAGPAGLSAAYHLARLGHEVEIHDAGSQAGGMMRYGIPEYRLPRDVVDAEIKRVESLGVKIELNHHVKDLVAEQKSGHFDAVFVAVGAHLSRRVEIPSMDAGHMVDAVDFLRNVASGDKPVIGRRVAVYGGGNTAMDAARTARRLGAEDAVIIYRRTENEMPAHKEELEEAEREGVQVHWLRTINEMQQGDIKVEIMELDKDGKPHGTGKYETLAADTVIMAVGQVADTGFLHDIPGMQFNGDVVKVDPTTLMTDVPGIFAGGDAVPSERTVTVGVGHGKRAAKQIDTWLNHQNPQTKVKHPIVHFDDLHLWYFGDHPREVQPELDPAARVSDFDEVVKGLSADEAIFEATRCLSCGNCFECDGCYGSCPEDAIVKLGKGHRYRFDYDKCTGCGTCFEQCPVHAIEMIPEK